One segment of Rhodococcus opacus B4 DNA contains the following:
- a CDS encoding Clp protease N-terminal domain-containing protein has product MHRRKRRRSSRTACARPPCSGTKRIGTDHLLLALLDDPTSTGAQILTDLASLPISEMREHLRRELAQQPTPGPAHRIPIRLSDDEYTRAHAAARTAGQNLETWIHNRITDALEQPE; this is encoded by the coding sequence GTGCACCGGCGAAAACGAAGAAGGTCCTCGAGGACAGCCTGCGCCAGACCGCCCTGCTCGGGCACGAAGAGGATCGGCACCGACCACCTTCTCCTGGCCCTGCTCGACGACCCCACCTCCACCGGCGCTCAGATCCTCACCGACCTCGCATCCCTGCCCATCAGCGAGATGCGTGAGCACCTCAGACGCGAACTGGCCCAGCAGCCCACTCCAGGTCCCGCACACCGCATCCCCATTCGGCTCAGCGACGACGAGTACACCCGCGCCCACGCTGCCGCCCGCACCGCCGGCCAGAACCTCGAAACCTGGATCCACAACCGCATCACCGACGCCCTCGAACAACCCGAATAG